In one window of Camelina sativa cultivar DH55 chromosome 15, Cs, whole genome shotgun sequence DNA:
- the LOC104745629 gene encoding U2 small nuclear ribonucleoprotein B''-like isoform X2, whose product MAYHQPYDPYQVYLPHSHPHPLPPQFSDEPGAINTLFVSGLPNDVKAREIHNLFRRRHGFESCQLKYTGRGDQVVAFATFTSHGFAMAALSELNGVKFDPQTGSTLHIELARSNSRRKERPGSGPYVVIDNRNKKPSKSQDDQSDEDSDPDEAQEPGNSDSPKENDNSKSEADSDQDSKAPSANGHLEKACEGSSGARPCSTLFIANLGPNCTEEELKQLISRYPGFNILKIRARGGMPVAFADFEEIEQATDVMNELQGYLLSSSDRGGMHIEYARSKMRKQ is encoded by the exons ATGGCGTATCACCAACCGTACGATCCTTACCAAGTCTATCTACCTCATTCTCATCCACATCCTCTTCCGCCACAGTTCTCTGACGAACCCGGGGCAATTAACACGCTCTTTGTCTCTGGCTTGCCTAACGATGTTAAGGCTCGTGAGATCCACAACCTCTTCCGCCGCCGTCACGGATTCGAGTCTTGTCAGCTCAAGTACACTGGACGCGGTGATCAG GTTGTGGCGTTTGCAACATTCACGAGTCATGGGTTCGCTATGGCTGCATTGAGTGAGCTAAAT GGTGTGAAATTTGATCCTCAAACAGGATCAACTCTACATATAGAACTAGCTAGATCAAActctagaagaaaagaaagaccAG GGAGTGGGCCTTATGTTGTGATTGATAACAGAAACAAGAAACCGTCTAAGTCTCAGGATGACCAGAGTGATGAAG ATAGCGATCCTGATGAGGCGCAGGAACCTGGTAATAGCGATTCTCCAAAGGAAAATGATAATTCCAAAAG tGAAGCGGACTCTGATCAAGATAGTAAGGCACCATCTGCTAAT GGACACTTGGAAAAAGCATGTGAAGGAAGTTCTGGTGCTCGACCATGTTCAACCTTGTTTATAGCTAATCTAGGGCCTAATTGTACAGAAGAGGAACTTAAACAACTCATATCTAG ATATCCTGGtttcaatatcctgaaaatcaGAGCAAGAGGTGGAATGCCAGTTGCTTTTGCTGATTTCGAG GAAATCGAGCAAGCTACTGATGTCATGAATGAACTTCAAGGGTACCTCTTATCCTCTTCAGACCGAGGCGGCATGCATATAGA ATATGCAAGATCGAAGATGAGGAAACAGTAA
- the LOC104745629 gene encoding U2 small nuclear ribonucleoprotein B''-like isoform X1, which yields MAYHQPYDPYQVYLPHSHPHPLPPQFSDEPGAINTLFVSGLPNDVKAREIHNLFRRRHGFESCQLKYTGRGDQVVAFATFTSHGFAMAALSELNGVKFDPQTGSTLHIELARSNSRRKERPGSGPYVVIDNRNKKPSKSQDDQSDEVDSDPDEAQEPGNSDSPKENDNSKSEADSDQDSKAPSANGHLEKACEGSSGARPCSTLFIANLGPNCTEEELKQLISRYPGFNILKIRARGGMPVAFADFEEIEQATDVMNELQGYLLSSSDRGGMHIEYARSKMRKQ from the exons ATGGCGTATCACCAACCGTACGATCCTTACCAAGTCTATCTACCTCATTCTCATCCACATCCTCTTCCGCCACAGTTCTCTGACGAACCCGGGGCAATTAACACGCTCTTTGTCTCTGGCTTGCCTAACGATGTTAAGGCTCGTGAGATCCACAACCTCTTCCGCCGCCGTCACGGATTCGAGTCTTGTCAGCTCAAGTACACTGGACGCGGTGATCAG GTTGTGGCGTTTGCAACATTCACGAGTCATGGGTTCGCTATGGCTGCATTGAGTGAGCTAAAT GGTGTGAAATTTGATCCTCAAACAGGATCAACTCTACATATAGAACTAGCTAGATCAAActctagaagaaaagaaagaccAG GGAGTGGGCCTTATGTTGTGATTGATAACAGAAACAAGAAACCGTCTAAGTCTCAGGATGACCAGAGTGATGAAG TAGATAGCGATCCTGATGAGGCGCAGGAACCTGGTAATAGCGATTCTCCAAAGGAAAATGATAATTCCAAAAG tGAAGCGGACTCTGATCAAGATAGTAAGGCACCATCTGCTAAT GGACACTTGGAAAAAGCATGTGAAGGAAGTTCTGGTGCTCGACCATGTTCAACCTTGTTTATAGCTAATCTAGGGCCTAATTGTACAGAAGAGGAACTTAAACAACTCATATCTAG ATATCCTGGtttcaatatcctgaaaatcaGAGCAAGAGGTGGAATGCCAGTTGCTTTTGCTGATTTCGAG GAAATCGAGCAAGCTACTGATGTCATGAATGAACTTCAAGGGTACCTCTTATCCTCTTCAGACCGAGGCGGCATGCATATAGA ATATGCAAGATCGAAGATGAGGAAACAGTAA
- the LOC104745628 gene encoding PRA1 family protein F3-like — translation MSNFILKKDLTNDGAVPTSSHGLPLVDLDSISHTKQRIKDGLATRRPWKVMFDFHYMGVPQGLSDAFSRIKTNLAYFRSNYAIVVLNVIFFSLIWHPTSLFLFAGLLLLWIFLYFFRDEPLKLFRFQIDDRVVLIVLSVITVACLLLFTDATFNIVAALMAGAVLVLIHAVVRRTEDLFLDEEATTTTT, via the coding sequence ATGTCTAACTTCAtactaaaaaaagatttgacgAACGACGGCGCAGTTCCGACGTCTTCTCATGGACTTCCGTTAGTGGATCTCGACTCCATCTCACACACCAAGCAACGTATCAAAGACGGACTCGCCACGCGCCGTCCTTGGAAAGTAATGTTCGATTTCCACTACATGGGGGTACCTCAAGGCCTCTCCGATGCTTTCTCAAGAATCAAAACGAATCTTGCTTACTTCCGTAGTAACTACGCAATCGTCGTCTTGAACGTCATATTCTTCAGCCTGATCTGGCATCCGACCTCGCTCTTCCTCTTCGCGGGCTTGCTTCTCCTCTGgatctttctttatttcttccGTGACGAGCCTCTCAAGTTGTTCCGATTTCAGATCGACGATCGGGTCGTCCTGATTGTTCTATCGGTGATAACCGTCGCTTGTCTTCTGTTGTTCACCGACGCGACGTTTAATATTGTTGCGGCGTTAATGGCCGGAGCTGTGTTGGTTCTGATCCATGCGGTGGTTAGGAGGACGGAGGATCTTTTCTTGGATGAAGAGGCCACGACGACAACGACTTAG
- the LOC104745630 gene encoding PRA1 family protein F3-like, translating into MTKNGADAVPTSSHAHPLVDLDSISHTKQRIKDGLATRRPWRVMFDFHSMVLPRGVSDAFSRIKTNLAYFRSNYAIFVLTVVFFSLIWHPTSLIVFTVLVFVWIFLYFLRDEPLKMFRFQIDDPTVLMVLSVITVVLLLCTNATFNIIGALVTGAVLVLIHAVVRKTEDLFLDEEATTT; encoded by the coding sequence ATGACGAAGAACGGCGCAGACGCAGTTCCGACGTCGTCTCATGCACATCCGTTAGTGGATCTCGACTCCATCTCACACACCAAGCAACGTATCAAAGACGGCCTAGCTACGCGACGTCCTTGGAGAGTGATGTTCGATTTCCACTCCATGGTGCTACCTCGCGGTGTATCCGATGCTTTCTCAAGAATCAAGACGAATCTTGCTTACTTCCGTAGTAACTACGCAATCTTCGTCTTGACCGTCGTATTCTTCAGCCTGATCTGGCATCCGACCTCGCTCATCGTCTTCAccgttttggtttttgtttggatcTTTCTTTATTTCCTGCGTGACGAGCCTCTCAAGATGTTCCGATTTCAGATCGATGATCCGACGGTGCTGATGGTTTTGTCGGTGATAACAGTCGTGCTGCTTCTGTGTACCAACGCGACGTTTAATATTATTGGTGCGCTGGTCACCGGAGCTGTGTTGGTTCTGATCCATGCGGTGGTTAGGAAGACGGAGGATCTTTTCTTGGATGAAGAGGCGACGACGACTTAG
- the LOC104745631 gene encoding PRA1 family protein F3-like, producing the protein MTNYGAIPTSSDGSPVVDLESISRTKHRIVAGLATRRPWKVMFDFHSMGIPHGFSDALSRTKKNLAYFRVNYVIVVLIVIFFSLIWHPISLIVFTVLVFVWIFLYFLRDEPLKVFRYQINDLTVLIVLGVVTIVLLLLTNATLNIIGAVVTGAVLVLIHAVVRKTEDLFLDEEAATTETSGLTSYPSS; encoded by the coding sequence ATGACGAACTACGGCGCGATTCCGACGTCGTCCGATGGATCTCCGGTGGTGGATCTTGAGTCTATCTCACGCACCAAGCACCGTATCGTAGCTGGACTAGCCACGCGCCGTCCTTGGAAAGTGATGTTCGATTTCCACTCCATGGGGATACCTCACGGCTTCTCCGATGCTTTATCAAGAACCAAGAAGAATCTTGCTTACTTCCGTGTGAACTACGTGATCGTAGTCTTGATCGTCATCTTCTTCAGTTTGATCTGGCATCCTATCTCGCTCATCGTCTTCACCGTCTTGGTGTTTGTTTGGATCTTTCTTTACTTCCTACGTGACGAACCTCTCAAAGTGTTCCGGTACCAGATCAATGATCTGACGGTGCTGATTGTTTTAGGGGTGGTAACGATCGTCCTGCTTTTGTTGACCAACGCGACGTTGAATATTATTGGTGCGGTGGTGACCGGAGCTGTGTTGGTTCTGATCCATGCGGTGGTTAGGAAGACTGAGGATCTTTTCTTGGATGAAGAGGCGGCGACGACTGAGACTTCAGGTCTGACGTCATACCCGTCGTCTTAA
- the LOC104745632 gene encoding 3-epi-6-deoxocathasterone 23-monooxygenase: protein MDTSLSLLLFFFFFFFFIIIILNKINRLRSSPASKNKLIDHHVISHSQGPKFPQGSLGWPVLGETIEFVSSAYSNHPESFMDKRRLLYGRVFKSHIFGTATIVSTDAEVNRAVLQSDSTAFVPFYPKTVRELMGKSSILLINGTSQRRFHGLVGSFLKSPLLKAQIVSDMHKYLSESMDLWSEDQAVLIQDVSKTVAFKVLAKALISVEKGDELEELKKEFEQFISGLMSLPINFPGTQLHRSLQAKKKMVRQVERIIEGKTRRAKNKEEDVVIAKDVVDVLLKDSSEYLTHNLIANNMIDMMIPGHDSVPVLITLAVKFLSDSPAALNFLTEENMKLKSLKELTGEPLYWNDYLSLPFTQKVITETLRMGNVIIGVMRKAMKDIEIKGYVIPKGWCFLAYLRSVHLDKLYYDSPYKFNPWRWQERDMNTSSFSPFGGGQRLCPGLDLARLEASIFLHHLVTRFRWRAEEDTIINFPTVHMKQKLPIWIKRR from the exons ATGGACACTTCTTTATCacttttgctcttcttcttcttcttctttttctttatcatcatcatcttgaacAAGATCAACCGTCTCAGGTCATCCCCAGCTTCAAAGAATAAACTTATTGATCATCATGTTATTTCTCACAGTCAAGGACCAAAGTTTCCACAGGGAAGCTTGGGATGGCCTGTCCTCGGAGAAACCATCGAGTTCGTCTCTTCTGCTTATTCAAACCATCCCGAGAGTTTCATGGACAAGCGTCGACTCCT GTACGGGAGAGTGTTTAAGTCGCATATATTTGGAACGGCGACGATCGTGTCGACGGATGCTGAAGTGAACAGAGCCGTTTTACAAAGCGACTCGACGGCTTTCGTGCCGTTCTACCCAAAAACGGTGAGGGAGCTAATGGGAAAATCGTCGATACTTCTTATCAACGGGACTTCACAAAGAAGGTTCCATGGACTAGTCGGTTCTTTCTTAAAGTCACCGCTTCTCAAAGCTCAAATCGTTAGTGACATGCACAAGTATTTGTCGGAATCCATGGATCTGTGGTCCGAGGACCAAGCTGTTCTTATCCAAGACGTCTCCAAGACT GTTGCATTCAAAGTACTGGCCAAGGCACTGATAAGTGTAGAGAAAGGAGACGAGTTAGAAGAGttaaagaaagagtttgaacAATTCATATCAGGACTCATGTCGTTACCAATTAACTTCCCTGGAACTCAACTTCATAGGTCTCTTCAAgctaagaagaagatggtgaggCAAGTTGAAAGGATCATAGAAGGCAAAACTCGGAGAGCAAAGAACAAGGAGGAAGATGTTGTTATTGCAAAGGATGTCGTGGATGTGTTACTTAAGGACTCAAGTGAATATTTAACTCACAATTTGATTGCTAACAATATGATTGACATGATGATTCCTGGCCATGATTCTGTCCCTGTCCTCATCACACTCGCCGTCAAATTCCTCTCTGATTCTCCTGCTGCCCTCAATTTTCTAACG GAAGAAAACATGAAGCTGAAAAGTTTGAAGGAATTGACAGGAGAGCCACTATATTGGAATGACTATTTGTCGTTACCTTTTACACAAAAG GTCATTACAGAGACATTGAGGATGGGAAATGTAATAATAGGAGTGATGCGAAAGGCGATGAAAGATATTGAAATAAAAGGATATGTGATACCAAAAGGATGGTGCTTCTTGGCCTATCTCAGATCAGTCCATCTTGATAAGCTTTACTATGACTCTCCCTACAAATTTAATCCATGGAGATGGCAA GAAAGGGACATGAACACGAGTAGTTTCAGTCCTTTTGGAGGTGGTCAGAGATTGTGCCCTGGTCTTGATTTGGCCCGTCTTGAAGCTTCAATCTTTCTTCACCACCTTGTCACCCGCTTCAG ATGGAGAGCAGAAGAAGATACAATTATAAACTTTCCTACGGTGCATATGAAGCAGAAACTACCAATTTGGATCAAAAGAAGATAA